TGCTCATGGCTAGCGCCAAGGAAATACTTTCGGCCTATAACGGCGAGGAAGGTGTGGAAATGGCCCGCCGCTTCCGACCTGACATAATACTGATGGATATGAGAATGCCCATTTTAAACGGGTATGAAGCGATTGCACGTATTAAAAAAGATCCCACCATGAAAGATATACCCATTATTGCTGTTACGGCCCAGGCCATGGAAGAGGATAAGGATTTATGTTTTCAGGCTGGTGCTGAGAGCTACGCCACAAAGCCCATCGACAGAAAATTTCTGACGCAGGAAGTTCGACGTCTTTTGAAGGATTCTAGGTAATTCCTCCTTTCTCTCCTTGCATTCCTTGTTTTTGTGTCTTTATACAAAACAAAAATATTTAAATCGATGGAAAGTAAGTGGTTGTTGATTTAGGAGTAAATGGCAAGTGATTTCTGCTATGGAGGGCTGACGCTGCATTCAATTTCCCGTATAACTTTTCAGGCTATATATCTTCTGCTCTTTTAATGGTGGGTAATATGACTGCGTATTTGCGTGCAGCGACGAACATTCTCGTTCATGTTCCTGATCTGGTTCGCTATGGCTCGAAACCATGGCGTGAGACTTCCCATAACAATAAGGCGCTCGGAGATGTATTCGCTGATCTGAGGTCTTTTGACGAAGTGGTTGACTATGCGCCAAATCAGGCTTTCATCGGCAATCTTGCGCCCGAGAAATTAAACGAGATTGCCTCCCCCTGGTATGAAAATTCTCCTCCTGGGGCCTCACCTAAAGGTGTTTTCGGAGAAGTGCTCCCGCAGGAGATTTTTTATTCGTTACTTGAATTATCTGATCAATTTGGATTATTTATGTTTGATGAGCAGCATGTTGCAGCCAAGCTATCCTCGGATGCCGCCTCCGCTCTCCTGAATAAAGATAAACCTGTAAAGAAGCATCGCCAGGAGGACATTCTTCAATGCATCGAGGCCGGAGAGGCTCTGCCACTATTTCAAGGACGGGACCTGGTCGGGTGTGTACGCCGCGATCATGAATTTGACGAGTCACTTGATGCCCGTGTCCTATTAGAAAACTTGGCGGCTAAGGCTAGCGGTGCATTCGCCCTCAGACATCTTCTTGTGCAAGAAGACATCGCACCGGATGAAATAGAGTACGTCATTAGTTGTTCCGAGGAGGCAGTCGGGGATCGTTACAATCGTGGTGGTGGCAACCTCGCAAAGGCTATTGCCGAGATGGCGGGTTGTGTGAATGCTGCCGGGGTCGATGTGAAGTCTTTTTGCGCGGCTCCCGTTTATGCGATTGTGCATGCGGCGGCTCTTATTCAGTCTGGTGTAGTTAGGAATGTTGTCGTTGTCGGAGGTGGTTCGATGGCGAAGCTTGGGATGAAAGCTTACTACCATATGGAAAAGGAGATACCCATTCTTGAGGATGTCTTGGGTGGAGTAGCTTTTCTTCTCTCTTCGGATTCAGACAATAGTCCTCGAATAAATCTTGAAATCGCAGGACGCCACACGGCTGGAAGTCCCTCTACACCTCAAGTTTTAGCAGAAACCCTAGTGCGCGACCCGCTTGCTCGGGCTGGGCGTAAGATCTCCAGCATCAACAAATATGCTGTTGAGCTGCACAATCCTGAGGTGATGGTGCCTGCGGGGGCGGGGGATGTTGCAGCCACGAATTACAAAATGTTGGCTGCCATGGCGGTAATGGGCGGAGAAATAGCTCGCGAGGAGATTCCGGAATTTATCGAAACCCATGGCATGCCTGGATTTGCCCCGACACAAGGACACATTCCCGCCGGGGTGCCATTTCTCGGCCACGCTCTGAGCAGGATGCGTGCTGGCACCCTTCAGAGTACGATGATTATGGCGAAGGGGAGTTTATTCCTAGGCCGGATGTCCCAACAGGCTGACGGGGCCTCAATTTTAATAGAAGTATGATTTGCTCGTTTTTTATGATCAAGAGGGAGGATGTTCATGTTTAAAGGCAAAAAGGTGATTGCACTTGGCGAGCGGGACGGCGTTCCCGGTCCGCTGATTGCCGAGTGTCTTGAGGCGGCGGGTGCGGAGATTGTATTTCAGAAGACGGAATGTTTCGTCTGAACATCCGCAGGCGCCATGGACCTGGAAAACCAGGCCGCTATCAAATCGATTGCAGATGATGTTGGAACGGAAAATTTGATGGTGGTTTTGGGGATGCCCGGTGAAGGCCTTCGACTCGCGGTCGAAACGCTAACTACCGGGGACCCCAGTTGGGCTGGGCCTTTGGCGGGAGTCTCGTTGGGACTCCCCGTATTTCACATCCTCGAGGAGCAGGTGCGCTCTCAGGTTCCCGAGGATATTTATGCCGATAAGCTACTCATGATGGAAATGGTGCTCGATTTGCCGCAGATAGAGAACGATCTCGCCGATTTACGCACGGTAGGTTAGAAGGGGTAATTATGTCCATGCGATTGGAGATGGGTATTTTTCCCGTTTCTGAAGTTGTTGTTGGAAAGCGCTTTGAATACCAAGGCAGAACGCTCACCGTGGACGCCAATGAACTACGTGAGCTGGTACTCAAAGATGGCACTATTAAAGATGTCAGTTTTCATGCTGCCATGCCTGGCGATTCGGTACGGATCACGAATGTTCTTGATGCGGTTGAGCCTCTTTACAAGGTAAAAGGTCGCTCGGGCGCGTTCCCCGGATTTCTTGGCTCGGCGATAACTGCGGGCGATGGCCGCACCCACAAGTTGGGCGGGATGTGTGTGATCAGCTCCACCTATTTTTTGGGTCCCATGAGTGGAATCATGACCTACCGCGAAGGTATTATCGATATGTCTGGCCCCGGCGAGAGGTATTGTACGAATTCTGAGACGGCGAATCTTGTCGCCCGCTTTGAGCCTCTAGAAGACATTTCGAACGAAGCGCATGATGATGCGGTACGCTTGGCGACCTTGAAAGTGGCATCTCGACTGGCTGAATGCACAGCGGAGCTTGAGCCCGTTAGTGTTGAGACTTTTGAACTCGGGGATGTCGATCCCGCCCTTCCCAGAGTCGTTTTCGTTGATCAAGTCATGCACCAAGCGTCTATGGTTCAGACCTTCATGTATGGCAAGAATCTGGGGGATTCTGTTCCCACGCTCATCCATCCGAACGAAATGCTAGACGGTGCGGTGGTGGGGGCGAATTACAAGACGGGGCAGAAGGTACCGACTTACATTCACTGCAACATGCCGCTCATATACGAGCTCTACCGCCGGCATGGTGTGGACCTCAATTTTGTGGGGATGATCATTACGCGCGGCCATCACGACAACCAGGCGCTCAAGGAGCGCTCGGCGCACTATGTGGCCAAGCTCGCCACTCTTCTTAAGGCAGATGGTGCGGCCCTTGCGTTTGAGGGCGGCGGCAACTCCTCGATGGACTACTGGCTCACCGTCCAGGCGCTCGAGCAGATGGGGGTGAGCGCCGTCCCGATTATTTACGAAGTGGGCAGGCCCGGTTCGGGCGAGTATCCGCTTGTCTACCATGTGCCCGAGGCCGACGCCATAATTTCCAAAGGTATGCTGGGCGATCGCATCGAGGCCCCTGCCATGGAGCGGGTCATCGGCTCAGAGGTCGTCAAACTCTATGGCGGCAAGAATCGGAACGCCCGCGAGGCATTTACCATGGCCGACAGCGACTACTACGCCAACGAGTGGGCGATGGACTTGAACAACATGGTGGGCAAGGCTTATTGAGCTCGCAGCGTTGCCGGGAATCATGAGGCAACTACAGCAAATGCCGCAAAACGACAGCAAATGCGTAGCAACGACAGCAAATGCGGGGAGATTCGTAGTCGATGTGTGACGCCACCAAATTCACTCTCCCCGTGGCGCTATGATCGAGATATTCACCCCATCTGGGTGTTCACCCCGCCGGGTGCTCACCCAACCTGGTATTTGACCAGGCGGATGTTTGTCCGGCACGCTAAAATTTATTTTTTTGAAATGAATCCATATAGGGAGAGCAGGCCATGAGCGGTAAACTTCGGGTCGTTCACTACCTTAACCAGTTCTTTGCCGGCGTAGGTGGCGAGGAGAAAAGCGACCACCCCGTATCCGCACAGGCGGGTCCCGTGGGTCCGGGTCTTCTGCTAAATAAAATTCTGGGTGCGGATGCCGAAGTTGTCGGCACCGTTTTCGCGGGCGATGGTCTGTTTGCCGAAAATGAGGAGGCTTGTGCCGCCGAGGCCATCTCGTTGATTAAGGAATTTTCTCCCGATCTCATCCTCGCCGGACCCGCTTTCAATGCCGGGCGCTTCGGGCTTGCCTGTGCCGCTGTTTGTCGCGCTGCGCTTGAGGCGAAAATTTCCGCCATCACCGCCATGCACCCTGAGAATCCGGGTTTTTCTGCCGCCGGAGCCAGCGTTTACACTGCCCCCGCCGCCGAGTCCGCCGCCGGGATGGAAGAGGCTCTTGAGGCTGCAGTCCGCATCGGACTTAAGCTCGCGAGGGGCGCGGTCCTCGGCAATGCCGCCGATGAAGGCTACTTCCCGAGAGGTATTCGCTACAATGAATTCGCCGAGCTGCCGACCTCAAGGCGCGCCGTAGATTTGCTTTTAAAGAAAATCAAGGGCGAGCCCTATGAGACTGAACTCGAAGTTCCCATTCTTGATGATGTCACCCCCCCTGAGCCTATTGCCGATCTTAAAAAAGCCCGCATCGCCATCGTATCAGAGGGCGGCATGGTCCCACCCGGCAACCCGGATCGTTTTGCCGGAGCGAGGAACGATGCCTGGGCCACATACTCTTTCGAGGGCAAAGACGCCCTTCCGGGGGGCACCTTTATCTCCATCCACGGCGGTTTCAACACCCTGTTCGTCAACGATGAGCCAGACCGCATGCTCGCCGTCGATGCCTTCCGTCAAATGGAGGGTGCGGGTGAAATTGGTGAGCTCCATAATGATTTTCTTAGCACCTGCGGAAACGGCGGCGCTTTTGCTGACATGGACGACATTGGCCGCGCTTGGGCTGCCAAACTCAAAACGGCCGGAGTCGAGGGAGCTGTTCTCCCCGCCACGTGAGGCACCGGAACGCGCAGCGGGGCTGCGCTGGCAAGAGCGCTTGAGCGGGAAGGCATTCCCACCGTCGTCGTCACCTGCCTGCCTAGTGTGGCGCGCGATATCGGGGCCAACCGCATTGTCAACAATCGCGCCGGGCATTTTCACCACCCCTTTGGCGACCCTTCTCAAACTCTCGAGGCTGAACGCGGTTGGCGCCTCGGTGCCGCTCGCGCCGCTGCCTCGGCGCTGACTGAGAAAGTCGACGGGCCGACAGTGTTCGAGTACTAGGGCGATACCATGCCTTCTCCTCCCGGCCCGCTCAGGTTGCAGCATGTCGGCATGCGAGGCGGGCGGCTTGAAGAAAATATAGCCTTCTTCCAGGACACTCTCGGTTTTATCTTTGTTGAGAGTGTCGGGCCCGATGTGACGAACCTGCCCTTTGGAATTTCGTTTTTCAGGAGCGATGCCCTCCACCACACTATCGGGGTTGAGGTGTGGCCGGAAGGCCAGCCCACTAAGGACGAGGGAAATAAGACCACCATCACTTTCCCCCATATTGCCTTTGAGGTCGCGGACAGAAAAACTCTTTTAGCCTGGCGCGAGCGGTTATTGGCATTCGAGGGCGTTCAGTTGGTACCGCCCCATCAAGAGGGTGGCGATCCTGTCGTATTCAGCCCGACTCACCCTGAGGGAAACGGCAACCCCGGTGAAAATCGGGCGTTTTTTTTCCTCGATCCATTTGGAAACCGCATCGAGTTTTTCTGCGACATGGCAATCATGACAAAGGACAATGAGATCGATCCCGAGTGGAACCGGGACCGATTGAAACGCGACGGGTATTAGAGGCGCATCCTCGGAAATCTTCCGACATAATAGTTGGCGAGCGTACATCCCATTAAGTCAAAATAATCTGCCTTTCCTTGAAATCGTCTCCGGTGGGAACGCGGCCGGACTGGATAGCCTCCAACATGTGATTAAAAACCACGCCTGATTCGCCTGCATCATTGTCAAGAAAATAAGAATGCCCGGTGGGTGTGTCGTATCTCGTATTGAAGTTGTCGCAATCGATGGCGTAGACATTACCCGGAACCGTAGACATGTCCTCTGGACCCGAATGTCCCAACCTCCTCGATGCGACCTTGTTCTTGAGGTTCGATGCCTTGCTAGCCCGTAGAGCGAGGTCGTCGGAGGCATAGTAGACAAGCACATTCCTCGATGCGTGACAGATTCCTTCGCCGGCTTTTCCCCGTTCGAGGGACTCGTTGACGATGTCGGCGGCCATCAAAAACGTATTTCGAAAAATCAGGGGCAACCCGCCGGGGCGATCATATTTGCGCCAGGCCGCGAGGGTTTGCCTCAGCACCCTGTTTCCCATTGAATGCGCAATCAGGTTGATCCGCTTGATGCAGGGTTCCGAATCGGCTCGCCACGCCATGAATTTCTCCAGCACTCTCGCAAAAGCGAACGCGCTCGCGTCGGCCGCTTTTTGATCGTCCCAGTAATCTCCGAGAATGCTCGCGTCGTTGTCGCACGGCCAGATCATGGGAACGACTTGTACGCCGTTCGCCTCCTTGGCGTCGAAAAGCTCCTGTAGCTTGGCAGCGCGAGGGAAAATGTGGGGTTCGGGTAGATTGGAAAATCCGTGGATGTACAAAAGAATCTGCTTGTAAGATGAATCACGGAGTTCTTGATGGAAATTGGCGCTTCCGATTTCTGTATATCTGCCCTCTCCATCCCGGCGAGAGTAATAAACGGATTGCTCGGATTCAGTGTTGTCGAGATAAAAGGAGA
Above is a window of Nitrospinaceae bacterium DNA encoding:
- a CDS encoding glycine reductase → MTAYLRAATNILVHVPDLVRYGSKPWRETSHNNKALGDVFADLRSFDEVVDYAPNQAFIGNLAPEKLNEIASPWYENSPPGASPKGVFGEVLPQEIFYSLLELSDQFGLFMFDEQHVAAKLSSDAASALLNKDKPVKKHRQEDILQCIEAGEALPLFQGRDLVGCVRRDHEFDESLDARVLLENLAAKASGAFALRHLLVQEDIAPDEIEYVISCSEEAVGDRYNRGGGNLAKAIAEMAGCVNAAGVDVKSFCAAPVYAIVHAAALIQSGVVRNVVVVGGGSMAKLGMKAYYHMEKEIPILEDVLGGVAFLLSSDSDNSPRINLEIAGRHTAGSPSTPQVLAETLVRDPLARAGRKISSINKYAVELHNPEVMVPAGAGDVAATNYKMLAAMAVMGGEIAREEIPEFIETHGMPGFAPTQGHIPAGVPFLGHALSRMRAGTLQSTMIMAKGSLFLGRMSQQADGASILIEV
- a CDS encoding glycine/sarcosine/betaine reductase complex selenoprotein A — translated: MFMFKGKKVIALGERDGVPGPLIAECLEAAGAEIVFQKTECFVUTSAGAMDLENQAAIKSIADDVGTENLMVVLGMPGEGLRLAVETLTTGDPSWAGPLAGVSLGLPVFHILEEQVRSQVPEDIYADKLLMMEMVLDLPQIENDLADLRTVG
- a CDS encoding beta-aspartyl-peptidase, whose product is MSMRLEMGIFPVSEVVVGKRFEYQGRTLTVDANELRELVLKDGTIKDVSFHAAMPGDSVRITNVLDAVEPLYKVKGRSGAFPGFLGSAITAGDGRTHKLGGMCVISSTYFLGPMSGIMTYREGIIDMSGPGERYCTNSETANLVARFEPLEDISNEAHDDAVRLATLKVASRLAECTAELEPVSVETFELGDVDPALPRVVFVDQVMHQASMVQTFMYGKNLGDSVPTLIHPNEMLDGAVVGANYKTGQKVPTYIHCNMPLIYELYRRHGVDLNFVGMIITRGHHDNQALKERSAHYVAKLATLLKADGAALAFEGGGNSSMDYWLTVQALEQMGVSAVPIIYEVGRPGSGEYPLVYHVPEADAIISKGMLGDRIEAPAMERVIGSEVVKLYGGKNRNAREAFTMADSDYYANEWAMDLNNMVGKAY
- a CDS encoding glycine/betaine/sarcosine/D-proline family reductase selenoprotein B, with translation MSGKLRVVHYLNQFFAGVGGEEKSDHPVSAQAGPVGPGLLLNKILGADAEVVGTVFAGDGLFAENEEACAAEAISLIKEFSPDLILAGPAFNAGRFGLACAAVCRAALEAKISAITAMHPENPGFSAAGASVYTAPAAESAAGMEEALEAAVRIGLKLARGAVLGNAADEGYFPRGIRYNEFAELPTSRRAVDLLLKKIKGEPYETELEVPILDDVTPPEPIADLKKARIAIVSEGGMVPPGNPDRFAGARNDAWATYSFEGKDALPGGTFISIHGGFNTLFVNDEPDRMLAVDAFRQMEGAGEIGELHNDFLSTCGNGGAFADMDDIGRAWAAKLKTAGVEGAVLPAT
- a CDS encoding VOC family protein yields the protein MPSPPGPLRLQHVGMRGGRLEENIAFFQDTLGFIFVESVGPDVTNLPFGISFFRSDALHHTIGVEVWPEGQPTKDEGNKTTITFPHIAFEVADRKTLLAWRERLLAFEGVQLVPPHQEGGDPVVFSPTHPEGNGNPGENRAFFFLDPFGNRIEFFCDMAIMTKDNEIDPEWNRDRLKRDGY
- a CDS encoding alpha/beta hydrolase, which translates into the protein MLFVTNRAINEEKNGNPNRNISFYLDNTESEQSVYYSRRDGEGRYTEIGSANFHQELRDSSYKQILLYIHGFSNLPEPHIFPRAAKLQELFDAKEANGVQVVPMIWPCDNDASILGDYWDDQKAADASAFAFARVLEKFMAWRADSEPCIKRINLIAHSMGNRVLRQTLAAWRKYDRPGGLPLIFRNTFLMAADIVNESLERGKAGEGICHASRNVLVYYASDDLALRASKASNLKNKVASRRLGHSGPEDMSTVPGNVYAIDCDNFNTRYDTPTGHSYFLDNDAGESGVVFNHMLEAIQSGRVPTGDDFKERQIILT